Proteins from a genomic interval of Diprion similis isolate iyDipSimi1 chromosome 10, iyDipSimi1.1, whole genome shotgun sequence:
- the LOC124411108 gene encoding dynein axonemal light chain 1-like — MSGVGKPTTCKDAIRRWEEATGLEASSAVEVNLSFQWPPIEKMDNTLSSLVKCEKLTLSTNMIEKIGGISSLKNLKILSIGRNLIKAFSGLEPLGETLEELWISYNSIEKMKGITSMKNLRVLYMSNNLVREWNELSKLQELPSLRDLLFVGNPLCDGLETEAWRAEVARRLPNLEKLDGEPIIRTDDGPLGALAKTECPPLPKSPEQTVG; from the exons ATGTCTGGTGTGGGAAAGCCTACCACATGTAAAGATGCTATAAGAAGATGGGAAGAAGCAACTGGACTCGAAGCATCTTCCGCAGTCGAAGTCAACCTCAGTTTTCAGTGGCCACCGATCGAGAAAATGGATAATACTTTGTCCTCTCTCGTAAAGTGCGAAAAACTTACCTTGTCGACTAACATGATTGAGAAGATTGGTG GTATTTCGtcactgaaaaatttgaaaattctctccATCGGTCGTAATCTAATCAAGGCATTCTCGGGCCTTGAACCGCTAGGAGAAACCTTAGAGGAGTTATGGATATCGTATAACAGCATCGAAAAAATGAAGGGAATAACTTCCATGAAGAACCTCAGAGTTTTGTACATGTCGAATAACTTGGTACGCGAATGGAACGAGTTGTCTAAACTGCAGGAGCTGCCGAGTCTTAGAGACTTACTTTTTGTCGGAAATCCTCTCTGCGACGGTTTAGAG ACTGAAGCATGGAGAGCAGAAGTAGCCAGGCGTCTCCCAAACTTGGAGAAACTTGACGGAGAGCCAATTATTCGTACAGATGATGGACCCTTAGGAGCTTTGGCGAAGACCGAATGTCCGCCATTGCCAAAATCGCCAGAGCAAACAGTGGGATGA